The window ACATTCCCCGGCTTGGGAGAGGCTGAGACCTCAAGCAGCATGGCAAGCTGTGCACAGCGTGCAATCTGGCTTGAGGTTCGGAATTCCTCTGCCCGTTCAGGGATATGACAGGAGAAAGCAGGGTTATTGAGATTCATTTACCGGAATCCTGGCATGGTCAAGGATGTATGTTGCCAGCTGCTCTTTGAGCTTCATATACTCTGCATCAGAGAGGTCAAGTGTGTTCAGTACACCATCCCTGATCCAGCAGGGCTTTGTAATCTTACAGCACCAGGCAAGGCTGCCGAAACAGGTCTCTTCCCCAAACTCCAGCATTGTGCCTCTGGCAAATTCCATTTTTATCCGGGTGAATTCTTCTGCGGTATATCCCAGCTTTCCGAATTTTTTGTGCACAGGGCAGGATTTTACCGGAAGACAGCAGAAAGCCAGACCCCTGAAGTCCCCTTCACTGCAAACGTGTTTGGGGGCATTATACCAGCCTATTGACTGCTGATAAGAACTTACACTTTCTACAAGTTCCTTGATCAATTCAGGGTTTTCCATAGCTCCCCTTGCAACAGAGACCATGTTAGCACCTCGGGAAAACATGTCCTTTGCCATAGCAAAGTCAGTAACTGAGTTGTTGCCTATAAGAAAGCGCCTTGTGGCATCCCTGTAATTTAAAATCGCATCAAGGTCGGCTCCAAAACCTTCCAGCATGGAATCTACATGGATGATGTCAGCCCCAGCCTTATCAATCAGCCTGGCAAGTTCAACATCATTCACTACATTTGCCCGCACCTTCACGGAAAGCACGACCCCGGTTTCCTTTATTGCCTTTATCCAGGCAGAAAGCCTGGGAAGGTCGTGCAGAAGGGCTTCTCCTATGCCTGCCTCAAGCATTTCAGGCTGCTTACAGTGGGCATTTAATTCAAGGATTGCCCCTTCTTCCTTTACAATTTTTGCAGCTTCAATTAAAGGCTCAAGGGTGGTGCTTCTTACGTTTACTGCAACAGCACTGCCCGAGTTTACTACCCGGATTTCCTTTTTTATAAGCTCCAGAGGTTCATCGGAGATGAACTCTTTTCTGCCTCTGGCAACAAGGGCCGATGCAACTTCAATAGACCCTTTATCCAGATTGAAGGCTCCAAGCACTACCAACCCGGCATTACCTGCATACTGGTTGGCAAAAGCGCTATCGACAATACCTGCCATTGGCGCCAGTGCAATGGGATTTCTAAAACGGACATATCCAATATGCAAATCAAATAGATAATCACTCATGTTTTACCTCTAAAAAATAAGACTGGAAACTGAACACAAAAATGATAGTTATAGTCACATATTAAGCTAACGAATCTTTTTAATCTTATGAAAATGTTTTTTTAGAGATTAATCTTGTGAGCATATTTAATTAGAGATTTATGGAAATGGAAAATCCATTTTATTTTTGTGATTACAATACATATATATTAATATTTGGGCAGACCCCCCAACCACTCAAAAGTTGTATAGAGTACGGAAGCGATGCACCTGTTGATCCGGACCGGGAAAATCAGTCAGATGTCGCTGAAAACAATTATCTTCAGGGCCCCCACTTTAACCAGTCTTCCTTTGAGAAAATATCGCCCCATAAATATATATACGATTAAAAAATATGTAGGGCAAGTTAATCAGTAACATGCGAGAGAGGCTGGACGGCTGCCGGACCTTCTGGTCTGAGGAAAGTCTCCCCACCGCTCCAGACACACGAACATCTGTAAAGGATGTCGGGCGAGAGCCCGGGCCCTGGCACAGAAACGATAACCATCCCCTGCAAATGCGATGATGCCATAAGCTGAGGTCGCAGGGAGAGTGGATGAAACGGCGAATCCTCGTGGGTGCAAGTTGGAAATCGGGAAGAACGAGCAGTCTGGAATCGCCCGATTGATTTTGGTAACGCTTAGCCGAATGCCGTCAATGCAAAAGTCCTCAGGGACTATTTTTTCCACTGATGAGGTGGCAGGAATTTTTGCATTAACAGAAGGGAGCTTATACGCCTCACTCGCATACAATTACTCTAATCTATTTTTTATTCATTTTCTCTGGTTTTACTTTTGGGTCTTTTACCCGGGAAAACGTTTATTCTTAAGCAAAGAGACATTACCTTAACTTGAAATTCAGAAGTGCCCAGAGCAGGTAATCTTTATAATCGATATTGAAATCCACCACTTCCAGATACTTATCAATCATTTTTTCACTTGAAGTGAAGATCTTAAACGTCCTGTCCGGGAAGTTGTGCATCATCTTTGAAAACAAAAAGGAATACTTAAGGTGAGTCCCAAACTCAGCCTGGCAGAGAGACTCATATTTATTCAGGTCTTTAATTTTTCCACCGCGCATGCAAATCCCGGCAATTACTTCTGCAGCAAACTGCCCGGAACTGATGGCATAGGCCAGCCCCTCCCCAGAGAAGGAATCAACGAAACCCGCAGCATCCCCACTCAAGAGGACCCTTGAACCTGCAACTCTGCGCTTAAGCCCTCCCCAGGGGATCTTATGCCCATGCAATTTGTAGTTTCCGGAAAAACC is drawn from Methanosarcina lacustris Z-7289 and contains these coding sequences:
- a CDS encoding methanogenesis marker 9 domain-containing protein, whose amino-acid sequence is MSDYLFDLHIGYVRFRNPIALAPMAGIVDSAFANQYAGNAGLVVLGAFNLDKGSIEVASALVARGRKEFISDEPLELIKKEIRVVNSGSAVAVNVRSTTLEPLIEAAKIVKEEGAILELNAHCKQPEMLEAGIGEALLHDLPRLSAWIKAIKETGVVLSVKVRANVVNDVELARLIDKAGADIIHVDSMLEGFGADLDAILNYRDATRRFLIGNNSVTDFAMAKDMFSRGANMVSVARGAMENPELIKELVESVSSYQQSIGWYNAPKHVCSEGDFRGLAFCCLPVKSCPVHKKFGKLGYTAEEFTRIKMEFARGTMLEFGEETCFGSLAWCCKITKPCWIRDGVLNTLDLSDAEYMKLKEQLATYILDHARIPVNESQ